A region of the Thioploca ingrica genome:
AAAATTGACCTCGTGGTGCAAGCGGCTACTCAAGGTGATTTTAGCCAACGAATTAATATAGAAAATAAAACCGGCTTTTTCAAAGCGTTTAGTGAACGACTTAATCAAATCTTGAATTGCAACCAAAAGATAATCACTGAACTGATGCAGGTTTCGTCGGCACTATCACACGGTGATTTGACCCAAACTATCACTCATTCTTATCAAGGTGCCTTGGCACAACTCAAAGAAGATCTCAATACCACGATTGCCAAATTGACGACGGTGATGAGTGCGATTAAAACCTCAGCCGCAGCGGTTAATAACGCCGCCGAACAGATTTCCCAAGGTAATTTAAATTTAAGTCACCGTACTGAAGAACAAGCCGCTTCGCTACAACAAGCGGCTGCTACCATGGAACAAATGACCAGCGCCGTCCAGCAAAATGCCGATAACACTAAACAAGTCACTCAACTCGCTATTAATGCCAAAACCCATGCCCAAACCGGGGGAGAAATCGTGAATCAAGCGATTATCGCGATGCGAGCCATTAATCAAAGTAGTCGCAAAGTAGCTGATATTATTGGTGTCATTGATGAAATTGCTTTTCAAACCAATTTATTAGCCTTAAATGCAGCGGTGGAAGCAGCACGGGCGGGTGAACAAGGCCGAGGCTTTGCGGTGGTAGCGGCTGAAGTCCGCAATTTGGCACAACGGAGTGCCGCCGCCGCTAAAGAAATTAAGTTATTAATAAAAGATAGTGTGATTACAGTGGAAGAAGGCAGTCGGTTAGTCAATGGCTCCGGTCAGGCTCTTCAAGAAATTGTCATGGCTTCAAAAGAAGTCAGTGATACCATTACCCAAATTGCTTTGGCTAATCAAGAACAATCAGCCAGTATCTATCAAGTGAATAAAACAATTGCGCAAATGGAACAAGTCACGCAACAAAATGCCGCTTTGGTAGAAGAGGCTGCGGTTGCCAGCCAATTTTTAAAAGAACAAGCTAACCTAATGAACGAACAGGTAGAATTTTTCAGTTTGACTGATAGGTTAATCACCTCGTCAATTCAATACGCTTAAGTAACGCGATCACTTTCTCACCCCCCCTTTTTGCCCCAATTTTAATAACTAAAACCCATTCTGACGCTATTGCCATCGAGAAATTTTCGGTAGAATGACTTAAGATGTATTAAGACATTCAAATTTAATCGGAGGCTTATTATGTGGAACTTAAACGATAGCAACAGTTGGTTGCTCATTTTCATTTCGTGGGGATTATTATTTTTAGTAGCACCCGTTAATGCGGCTATCACGGTAACGGCCGGCAGTGGACAGCAAGTTCCCGCCGGTTCACCCTCAGCTGATATTTTTTTTAAAGTGACTGATGCCACTGGCAATCCCAATACCAGTACCACGGTTAATTTTAGTTTAATTGATCCAGCGGGAAATCCGGTTAGCAATGGTCTTTCAACCTCGAGTGCTTCAACGAGTAATAATGGCTTAGTCTCTACTCGTCTTAATCCCACCAGTAAGTTAGGTAATTACACTATTACCGCTACTTTGGTATCCGATACCACTCAGTTTACCGGTATTAATGTGGTGGTGGTTGCCGGTCTACCCGCTAAATTAACGGTTACCGAAGGAGGTGAGCAAACGCTACCAGCGGGTCAAAGCTCAGCTAACATCCGCTTTAAATTAACCGATGCTTTTAATAATGCGGTTGCTGGGCAAGTTATTCATTTTACCTTGCGTAATCCTAGCGGCGAAATGGGTAATGATAAACTGTTTCTCACCGAAGCCACGACTGATATCAATGGACAAGTCACCACGCGGGTGGAAGCACTGAAAACGGAAGGAAGTTACCTCGTTATGGCTACCTTGGCAACCGATGAAACCATTAGCATTCAGGTACCTGTGCAAATCGTTGAACCGATTCCACAATTACCGAATTTAGGATTTGGTATGGCATTTGACGCCAATGGTGCGGTAGCTGAAACCACGGCGAGCTTTAATGGCGGCACCAAAGTCAATGACGGCGAATTTAATCAAGAAGTGGTGTTTAATCTGAATGATTCCATTTCCGTTCAAGGTGTTATCAATGTAGACAGCCGTCATATTGGGCAAGCGGCTGATATTATTATTGTCGCTAGTCATAACCCGATTGTGCCTTTCAATACTCAACAAATATTTTATATGTTCAGTAGTAGCAACCTTCCAGAAGTATGGGATGGGAACTTAGCTCATTTAGTGGCATTTAGCCGGGTTAATAATTTACCGAAAAAACTACCGCTCAACCTCTATGGTGGCAAAGTCGGGTCACCAGGATTATATCAAGGCTATTTCGGCTATCGATTAGACAATGGCTTAATCGTGTTTAACGGTAACCAGACGATAAATCTTCGAGTTAAATAGCCAGTTTCGCTCGTTCCAACGGGACATTGGGAATGCCTGCCAGTGGAGCGAGCTACTACTTCATAATTTTGACTTAACGCAGAGCGTCAAAGCACGCATTCTCAAACTCAGTTTGGAGACAATTTAGACCAGGCTTGGTTTTTTCTCGTTAAAGTTGAACCCTGTTTTAACACGACACTGGCGCGTCGAGACGGAGATCCCACTTTGGTAAGTGGGAACAAGAAAAATGTTTTCGGTGCGTTATTAACGCACCCTATGCCTCACTGCCATAAGGTTTAATTCATCATTAATTGCATTATTGGATATCAAGTAATTTCAAATGGTTATAAATTTTTATAAAAATGTTACCTTTTACCTATCGTGAAATAGAAAGAGCGTGGCGGCAAAATCTGAAAGTTTCCATTGTCAAAACACGCGAAAACCCTCATCGGTTGTTACTATTTTATGCAGTGGAGTGTGGTTTGAAAGCGGTTATCATGAAAAGAGAAGGATTAAGCAGGACGGATAGAAACTCTAATATTTCTCAACTTGGGCACGATATTAATGGACTGTTAGAGTATTTGAAGGTGAGAAGATTACGCCTTACCGGTGGTGTAAAGATGAAAACCATTCTAACTGGTAAAAAGCATAATGAAAACCGGCCAGTAGAACCCAAAGAACTTAACCAAATGTGGCGTTATGGTGGCGAAGCAGAGGGGATACCATCCAATGCCAACATTGAGAACCAATTGTTAAACCTTGTCAAATGGATCGAAAAAGAACTCCAACGTTAGGAACGTAACATGTTACTAAAAAATTTTATAGACGTTAAACGAGTTTTCAAAGAGAAAACAGCTAATTTTACCAAGATACCGAGTAGTATTTTGCGAATAAGTTGTTTTTATGAAGGGGTAGAAATCGCTCTTTCACACCCGATTCAAAGAGACCATGTTATTTCTTTACTAAAAAATTGGTTTGGTACTTGGTTAGATGAGAAACGTCCGGTTATTTTGCTAGATATAAACGATTCTGTGTTACCCATTGAATTTATTGAAGATGAAACCAGGAAGTATGAGAACCAACTGAATCGTCCTTTTTGGCATGAAAATGCTTACCTGTCGAATAGTGAAGAAGCCAATCAACCAGTACCACTTCCTACCGAATTTTCCAACTCGCTTAAAATGGCGGTTTTTCACTCTTTCAAGGGTGGCATGGGGCGCACTACTCATTTGGTGGCTTATTTATTGGCTTTACTAGAACGCGCGAAAGAACTTAAACAGGAAGTGAATATATTGGTGATAGATGCTGACTTGGAAGCCCCTGGCTTGAGCTACTGGCAACGCCAGGAAAATTTGGAACCAAGCGTCTCACTCATTGATTTTTTAGAGACTTACCACTATCCACCTACTACTAGAGAAGCGGTCATTGCTTTTTACGCGAAGGAATTGAAACGGACACAGCATCCTTTGGGATTTTACCTATTACCCGCCTTTTTAACTGAGCGCCAATTATTGGATCTTGAGGTGTTACCAGAGCATTTAGTACGCGATTCTGATGATATATGGGAATACAGTCAAGCGGTTGAAGAATTGGCTAAGGCTTTAGAGGCAAGTTTCGTCTTGATTGATTCGAGAGCGGGATTGAGTGAATTGGCCAGTCCGTTACTCTTTGATCCTCGATTAGAACGTTATCTCGTCACGACGTTATCTGAACAATCAGTGCGCGGAACTTGCTTGGTGCTTGACTTACTAGCCCGCATGATGCCTGATTGGCAAGCAGTTAAAGAAGGCAAGTATTTAGACCCGACAGTGGTCATCAGTATGATTCCGCCAGAATTGGTAAAATCTCCCATTTACACTGAAAACACTCAACGCCTATTGGAGTCTTACCTTGACAAGGTTACTACGGATGATGTTTTGCCAAGACTGCAGGTGGAAGAAACCAATTTTGCTCAAGAATTGCTTCTCCTTTCTGGCTGGAACGATGCTCGCCAAAAATTGGCCGGCACTTCAATGATGAAACAGGCTAAACAATGGGCTGAAGAAACCTTGCCCATAGAAGTTCCCTCATCGTCACCTATCGGTACCCATCACCCTGGAATTGAGTCTCTTGCAGGGGTAAAAAGATTACAAGAGATTTGCAAAAAGTATGAGTATGCTGAAAGAGGTGAAAGTGACGATTTACTCATCACCGAGCCATTGAAAAATTTAGCTAAGAATCACACCGATAAACTCCCCAAGATCGTGTCTATTGGTGCAAAAGGTGCAGGGAAAACCTTTAATTACTTACAATTAGTGAATAGGGGAAAGTGGAACAGTTTTTTGCAAAAAACGGGTATTCCTACGGAAGAGCACCATAATGCCTTTATTTTTCCTCTTTTGCAATCACAGAATTTGGCGGTAGAGACACAAAAACCGCTTACACAAGCAAGGGAGGCATTTTTACAAGCCGTTAGTAATGGTAACCCCTTTTCGCTGAATCAACTAGCCGATGAAATTACTGAGAAACTGTCTCAAAATTTAACCGAGCTTGAATGGAGAACTTTTTGGATTGACACTTTAGGTAAACTTATCAACAATCCCCACACATCTACCCCTCAACCCAATTCTCCGACGCCGACAAGTAAATTGACAGAAATGGATGTTTATTTAAAACAAAAGAACTTGCAGGTCATTTTCTTATTTGATGGGTTAGAAGAACGCTTTCCCGAAGTTGCTAAAGAACCGGCTCAACAATGTGCGCTAAGAGCACTACTTGAATTACCTAATTATTTAGGTGAAATTCGCCAATCAAGTATCGGCGTGATTATATTTTTACGCCGCGATTTCGTCAGATATGTGGTTCAACAAAATGTCGGACAGTTTGAAAACCGTTATGAAGCTTACGACTTATCATGGAACTTCAAATCGTTTCTTCAATTGGTTTACTGGATTTGTGCTCAAATCGACGTGATTGGAGCAACTCGTGAAAAGGTGTATGAACTTTCTACGGAAGATCTCAGGCAGCAACTCGAATTATTTTGGGGGAAAAGACTAGGTACTGATGCTTCAAAGTATGTTTATACAGTTCGCTGGATTTATGCGGCGTTGACAGATTTCAAGGGCAAACTGCAAGCGCGAGACATTGTGAGACTTTTGTCTTTTGCAGCAGAATACACCATAAATAACAAGGATGTCTTTGAAAAATGGAAACTCACCCGCCTACTCCCTCCTCTTGCCATCCGTAAATCCATAGAGGGATGCAGTGAAAAAAAAGTCGAGGAAGCAAAAAACGAATATCCAGAGGCATTCAAAAATTGGGTAGGCGAATTGCTCAGATTAGACCGAGAACAGCGCAAGATACCCTTTAACCCGCAAGACTTTGCTATGGAACAATCCACTATAGAAATACTTCAAGACCTCGGTGTCATCTACGAGGATACAGAAACTGAGGGTAAGGCTCGCTTTTACATTCCGGAGATATTTCGTGCCGGACTGGGTTTTGAACATGCTGGTAAAGCGAGACCTCGCATCATCGCTTTGAAGCGCAGAATGCTAAAGGATGCCGGAGGAGAATGAGATAGCAGAGAACTGACAAAAGTACTCTGCTAACAACAATTTATCAACTCATTTAGACAAGAGACGCTGTTGGTACGGCTCGTCCACGTGGGCCCTGAAAATACGCTTGTAACCACGGGTGGTTTAATTGGAGCAATTCTGGAATCGGTGCCACGGCGAAAACACGGTTATCAGCTAATACCGCTACGCGATCGGTTACTTTCCATAAAGAATCTAAGTCATGAGTCACGATAACCACCGTTAAACCCAATGATTCTTTCAACTGAATAATCAAATCATCTAAGGCGTCGGCACCGATGGGATCGAGACCCGCCGTCGGTTCGTCTAAAAATAAAATCTCGGGATCGAGTGCCAACGCGCGCGCGACCGCTGCCCGTTTAATCATGCCACCACTGAGTTGCGCCGGGTATTTATCTCCCGCATGAGCAGGTAATCCAACCAGAGCAATTTTAAAAGCCGCTAGTTCTTGAATAAACGCTTTACTTAACCGAGTATGTTCACGTAAAGGCAACGCGACATTTTCAGCAACGGTCAGTGAACTAAATAAAGCGCCATTCT
Encoded here:
- a CDS encoding iron ABC transporter ATP-binding protein — translated: MSSEIVIEISQLRTQFGSVIIHDDLNLTIYRGEIVALIGGSGTGKSTLLREIILLEQPIAGSIQVLGQEVLHLNDEQSLWLRRRCGVMFQNGALFSSLTVAENVALPLREHTRLSKAFIQELAAFKIALVGLPAHAGDKYPAQLSGGMIKRAAVARALALDPEILFLDEPTAGLDPIGADALDDLIIQLKESLGLTVVIVTHDLDSLWKVTDRVAVLADNRVFAVAPIPELLQLNHPWLQAYFQGPRGRAVPTASLV